One genomic region from Devosia neptuniae encodes:
- a CDS encoding prolyl oligopeptidase family serine peptidase translates to MTPRIALAAVLLAIAANPVFAQSDQERLMPDIQYPETKRIDVIENHFGHEIVDPYRWLEADPAHNADVAEWIAAQNAVTDDYLERLPGRDILRKRMTELLSYERYSEPPIKRGSRYFFTRNDGVANQASLFFREGGADVDRLLIDPNLWSDDNADALGEWSVSDDGKLLAYGVQTGGTDWRTIKVLDVETGEVLEDTVRWARYTRLAWVPDGSGFFYSRSPEPEAGVATSANVTNHAVYFHALGTAQEKDRLIYSTPETHGYLHIAERVKDGRYLTIYSTPGTNENALTVVDLEDRDWTPRPVVTDWAAQWTVFANDGTKLMLITTDGAERRRVVSLDLAEDEPEPVEIVGEADGSAVLNDIALLGDKLLITYLVDAKSEIRRFKADGTPDGAVELPGIGTAGGLFGSANEDEAFFVFNSFNAPLTVYRYDANDDTVKTWAEPDVPADLSRFVVEQRFFRSKDGTQVPMFIVRRRDVTEAAPTLLYGYGGFGISVLPQYNSLRLAWVEQGGVFAVANIRGGGEYGQAWHTAGQRLDKQNVFDDFIAAGEFLKNEGIATRSGLAIQGESGGGLLVGAVTNQRPDLFDAVLPGVGVMDMLRYHKFTGGALWSAEYGSPDDHGQFSNLLSYSPYHAIKDGTDYPAILVTTADADDRVVPAHSFKYVAALQAAELGSKPHLARIETRAGHGGGMPLDKLIDQHADMWAFAARWTGLEIRPLD, encoded by the coding sequence ATGACCCCACGTATAGCACTTGCCGCAGTTCTGCTGGCAATCGCGGCCAACCCGGTCTTCGCCCAATCAGATCAGGAAAGACTGATGCCCGATATCCAGTATCCCGAGACCAAACGTATCGATGTGATTGAGAACCATTTTGGTCATGAGATCGTCGACCCCTATCGCTGGCTCGAAGCCGATCCCGCTCACAACGCTGACGTCGCAGAGTGGATTGCGGCGCAGAATGCGGTGACCGATGACTACCTCGAGCGCCTGCCCGGGCGTGACATCCTTCGTAAAAGGATGACCGAGTTGCTGAGTTACGAACGCTATAGCGAACCGCCGATCAAGCGTGGAAGCCGCTATTTCTTCACGCGCAATGATGGCGTGGCCAACCAGGCCTCGCTCTTCTTCCGTGAAGGAGGGGCCGACGTCGACCGGCTTCTGATCGATCCCAATCTCTGGTCGGACGACAATGCCGACGCTCTCGGAGAATGGAGTGTTTCAGATGACGGCAAACTGTTGGCCTATGGGGTCCAGACCGGTGGCACGGACTGGCGGACGATCAAGGTCCTCGACGTGGAAACTGGTGAGGTTCTCGAAGATACCGTGCGATGGGCCCGCTACACGCGACTGGCCTGGGTACCGGACGGATCGGGCTTCTTCTATTCCCGTAGCCCTGAACCAGAAGCCGGGGTGGCAACTAGTGCTAATGTCACGAACCACGCTGTGTATTTTCATGCCTTGGGAACCGCTCAGGAAAAGGACCGCCTTATCTATTCGACCCCGGAAACCCACGGGTACTTGCACATTGCAGAACGGGTCAAGGACGGACGCTACCTGACAATTTACTCTACGCCCGGGACCAATGAGAACGCCCTGACGGTGGTGGATCTGGAAGACCGTGACTGGACACCGCGCCCTGTCGTGACTGATTGGGCTGCCCAATGGACGGTGTTTGCTAACGACGGTACCAAGTTGATGCTGATCACAACCGATGGTGCCGAACGCCGCCGTGTCGTCTCGCTCGATCTTGCCGAAGACGAGCCAGAACCCGTCGAGATTGTGGGTGAAGCGGACGGTAGCGCCGTTCTCAACGACATCGCGCTTCTCGGCGACAAGCTCCTGATCACTTACCTTGTTGATGCCAAGTCTGAAATCCGCCGTTTCAAAGCTGATGGCACGCCGGATGGAGCGGTTGAACTGCCGGGCATCGGCACCGCAGGTGGCCTCTTCGGAAGCGCCAATGAGGATGAAGCGTTCTTCGTCTTCAACAGCTTCAACGCGCCGCTCACCGTTTACCGCTATGACGCCAACGACGATACTGTGAAGACCTGGGCCGAGCCCGACGTCCCGGCGGATCTCAGCCGCTTTGTGGTCGAGCAGCGGTTCTTCCGATCCAAGGATGGCACCCAAGTGCCCATGTTCATCGTTCGCCGCCGTGATGTGACCGAAGCCGCTCCCACATTGCTCTATGGCTATGGCGGGTTCGGAATCAGCGTGCTGCCCCAGTACAACTCTCTTCGGCTCGCCTGGGTCGAGCAGGGTGGCGTCTTCGCTGTGGCCAATATCAGGGGCGGGGGCGAATACGGTCAGGCCTGGCACACTGCCGGACAGCGCCTGGACAAGCAGAATGTCTTTGACGACTTCATCGCTGCCGGAGAATTCCTGAAGAATGAAGGCATAGCGACCAGGAGCGGCCTAGCCATTCAGGGCGAGTCAGGCGGCGGACTGCTTGTTGGTGCCGTCACCAACCAACGACCCGATCTGTTTGATGCCGTTCTGCCTGGTGTCGGTGTGATGGATATGCTCCGTTATCACAAGTTCACCGGTGGCGCCCTCTGGTCGGCTGAGTATGGAAGTCCGGATGACCACGGCCAGTTCAGCAACCTTCTCTCCTATTCACCCTATCATGCGATCAAAGACGGCACCGACTACCCGGCCATTCTGGTGACCACGGCCGACGCCGATGACCGCGTCGTACCAGCACACAGCTTCAAATATGTCGCGGCCCTACAAGCAGCCGAACTTGGCTCGAAACCGCATCTTGCTCGCATCGAGACGCGTGCAGGTCACGGCGGCGGCATGCCCTTGGACAAGCTGATCGATCAGCACGCGGACATGTGGGCCTTCGCCGCTCGCTGGACGGGGCTTGAGATCAGGCCCCTTGATTGA